AACTCGTTGCGTGCTTCACCAATGAGGTTCAAATCTGACATGAAAAAAGCTCCTTCATTTCATAGGGGGTGGGCGTGGACTAAACAGGTCAACACAATCCACAACATGAAAGTCAGGAGCTGCGAGACCCAGTCGATCACGGATACTCACTAGGTGGGCATCCCTCGCCAAGGTTTACTGGACAAGTTTAGCAGACTGGCGCTGTGGCAGCGCGCAGCAGGTCCGGACGGAACGCTAGGGCGGCGGCAGGGGGCTGTGCCCGGTCTCTGGAACGTTTATGCGCCGAACCCATACCCAGTTTGGCGCAGCTGGACACCATGCGATGAACTCACTTGCAGTTTGGCGCATGCCGGAAGTTCAGTGATCTTATGCGCCGGACTGAGCCTTCAGTGTGGCGCATAACTGATCATCGCCAGCGCCTCGCGCACCCATTTCAGCATGACATCTGGACTCCCCAGCACCACCTTTGCCGGAATGCGCAAGCACCACAAGCCTTTGATGACCAGCAGATTGTCGCGCCGCAGGTCCTCAGCCCATCCGCTTTCCGTGTTGTGGTACCTCTCTCCGTCTGTTTCCACGCCTAGGACGCCTTCAACCAAGAGGTCCAAATGACCAACGTCCTTGACGTAAAACTGGCCTTGGACGTTGAGCCCAGGCCGCCGCAGGTAGTATCTGGCCACGGTTTCTGCGATAGACATGGCTTGTGGATCAATCTTGTCAATAATCGCCCTTGCACCCGTGTCTTCACGCCTGGAGAATTCGGCACGAAGATCAGGGATGGTGCACATCTCGAGAACCACAGCAGATTCAAGGGCAGCCAAGCCATCCACCTCGGAACCACATTTGATGCATTGGCGCAGGATGTCCATCAAGGTCTGAGGCCCACTCACTTTGTGAACCACACACCCAGAAATCGGCCTTCCATGTGCTGCGGCAACGTGCGGAAGAAGTGGAGATTTAATGATCCACAGCCCCAGCTGCTCGGCCTTAGTGAAACACGTCCGCCGTGCCTGATGCAGGGCCAGATGAATATCCAACGGATCGGCATCCGGCAGCGCATAATAGCCACGGCTAATTTGACTGATAATCCCGGCACCTACGGCCTGCTTCAAACTCCAGTCCGTGCATCCCCTTGACAGCAGGTCTTTCCTTCTCGCGACCTTGCCGTACCACGCAACTTCATCCGCCACTGAGCGGTTCTTTACTGCTGCTGAAAGTGTCATGCACCTAGCGTGCCCACGGGACGGCGGCCCCAACAGCCCCGTCGTCGTGATTGTGGATAAGTCGGCTTGGGTGGCGCCTGTGGAGGAACCAGGGCTTACTTTATGCGTCGGACTGTGGGCGGAATCCAGCGCATGCCCTAGCTGAGGTTCTTTTATGCGCCGAGCCCGTACTCAGTTCAACGCCCGGAAGACCATGCACCAAACTCAGCAGCCGTCCGGCGCATAGGGTGCGGGCATCGGCGGTTAGCACAGGCTAGGGCGCCCCACTTTTGCTATGCGCCGGATTCAGCCTGGAATTCAGCGCATACCGTACGTGCGGTTCCCTTATGCGCCGAGCCCGTACTCAGTTCAACGCCCGGAAGACCATGCACCAAACTCAGCAGCAGTCCGGCGCATAAGGTGCGTGCATCGGCGGGGGTAAAGGCACCTCGGGCGAAAGAGCGGACACACGAACGGCCGCCTCCCAGTGCAGGGAAGCGGCCGTTTGCCGTAAAAGCTAGTGAGCCTACGCGCCCGAGGGACCCATTGTTTAGACGCGCCAGCGGCTCAACAATGGGAGGGATCGGGTGGGCCCACGCTTGCCAGGTTCCCGAAAAATCGCGTCAGCGATTTTTCGGGCAGGCAAGTGGGGATTAGGCGTCGCCGTCGAACAGGCTCGTAACGGAACCGTCCTCGAAGACTTCCTTGATGGCACGGGCCAGCAGCGGTGCAATGGAGAGCACAGTCAACGTGGGGAAGCGCTTATCTTCCGGGATCGGCAACGTGTTGGTGACAACAACCTCGCGTGCACCGCAGTTGGCGAGGCGCTCGGCGGCAGGATCGGAGAACACGGCGTGCGTGGCTGCGATGATGACATCCTTGGCGCCGGCATCCTTCAAAACGCGAACGGCGCCGGCAATGGTTCCACCGGTGTCGATCATGTCATCGATCAAAACGCAGGTGCGTCCCTCGACCTGTCCCACAACAGTCTTGGAAACAGCCTGGTTCGGAACTGTGAGGTCACGCGACTTGTGAACGAACGCCAGAGGTGCGCCACCCAAACGCTCG
The Arthrobacter alpinus genome window above contains:
- a CDS encoding type IV toxin-antitoxin system AbiEi family antitoxin domain-containing protein, whose translation is MTLSAAVKNRSVADEVAWYGKVARRKDLLSRGCTDWSLKQAVGAGIISQISRGYYALPDADPLDIHLALHQARRTCFTKAEQLGLWIIKSPLLPHVAAAHGRPISGCVVHKVSGPQTLMDILRQCIKCGSEVDGLAALESAVVLEMCTIPDLRAEFSRREDTGARAIIDKIDPQAMSIAETVARYYLRRPGLNVQGQFYVKDVGHLDLLVEGVLGVETDGERYHNTESGWAEDLRRDNLLVIKGLWCLRIPAKVVLGSPDVMLKWVREALAMISYAPH